The Silene latifolia isolate original U9 population chromosome Y, ASM4854445v1, whole genome shotgun sequence sequence TCTACCAGATTTATAAAACTAATAATCAGACTAGGAACTTGTGTCTTTTGCTGAAGTAAAAAGGTCCAGGTACTCCTGGAATAATCAAGTATAGCTAAGAAAGACTGAGCACCAGTCCTATCAGGCTGTTTATATGGCCCCCATAAGTCCATATGAACAAGATCAAAACATTTTTTAGCATGTGAAAGATTTCTATGAAAAGGTAAAGAATGATGCTTGGCCAACacacaagtttcacaaaacatttTATTAACACCTTGCATCATAACAGGATTTACATGCTTCAGTTTCTCAACAGATGAATGTCCAAGCCTAGAATGAAAAAGAGCTACATTTGTTTGCTGAGCAGCATTAGATGAACATAAACTAGATGTATTACAAGTTTTTTGAATTACAGAAATCCTAAGTGTGTATAAATCTTCAGTTCTTTTACCAATTGCAATAGTAGTGTTACTTGAAGGGTCCTGAAACAAACAAGTATTATTTGATAACGTAAAAATTAGTTGAGATCTAGAAATTAACTTGCCAACAGACAGGAGATTAGGCTTAAAATCAGGGATAAGCAAAACACCATATAGAACAATTTGTTTGGTTAAGTACACTGTCCCAGTTCTATAAACTGGTTTTAATGTGCCATCAGGTAATGCTACAAACAGCGGATGTGGCAAATTAATAACATCATGTAAAATGGAGGCATCTGAAGTCATATGATCAGAGGCTCCAGTGTCAATCACCCAATCCTTGTAAAATGAAAAACCATAATTAACAATAGAACATGGAGGAGATATACCTGCACAATGGCTAAAAGTCTGAGAATTGGGATCACAAGATTGAGAAGAGGAAGCTTTTTCAGATAAAGCTTGAAGAACCTTACTCATTACAGAATCCACAATGCCTTGCACGAGATCAGGTGAAACCTGAGAAGACTGAGAAATATCAGCAGATATTGAAGCCTTCTGATTATCCGGTAATGACACCCCAGGTTGATTATAGCCAAAAAATGTGGGATAAAAAAGACCCCATTCTGAGAAATAGGACCATAAACAGGTGCATACTCAGCATCCTGGTTTTGACAAGCTGCTGCAGTATTTGCAGGTTTGTGAGTTGCTGGGTTAACTGTTCCAGCAGAATTGGCAGCCTTCTTAGCTTGCTTAGTTTTCCAAGCCTTGAACTTGTAGCAATGTTCAATAATGTGTCCTTTAATCTCACAAAACAAGCAAGTTTGAAGTTGGAAACAATCTTCAGTCTTATGATTTGATTTACCACACTGAGTACGGGGTATACCAGACAGACCAAGAACATTGGGTTGACCAGAATTGTCCTTAGAACGCTTGCCTTTAGTATTGTCCTTTGTAGGCTTATGATTAACAAATCTTTTCTTAGCAGCATAAGCAACACTCTCAAGAACAGCagaattattattatcattaatgGATTTTTGCCTTTCAATCTTTTGCAAAATTCCTAAAGCTCGGTTTATGGGAGGAAGGGGTTCCATAGACAACAAAGATGATTGAACTTGTTCATAACCACCATGTAATCCCATCAACAACTGAATTAATTTTGATTGGGTTTCCCTTTCTACCAACCATTTGAGCATATTGCAAGTACATTTGGCCATAACCCCACAGCTACATTGAGGCACAGGATCCATGTGATCTATGTTCTCCCAAAGTCCCTTGATTTTACCATAATAGTCCAACAAAGAAGCATTTTCTTGTTTAATATTTGCAAGTTCTTTCTTTAACTCATATAATTCTAGCACATTTAACTGACCAAATCGCTCAACCAATTCAGACCAAAGATGCTTAGATGACTGAGTATACTGAAAATTATCTTGCAAGTTTTTAATCATAGAATTTTTTATCCAACGAGAAACAAGTATATCACAACGAATTCAAACATTATACCTTTTATTAGATTTGTCAGGAAGAGAGCATTCTCCAGAAACAAAACCAATTTTATTCTTGGAAAGAAGCGCCTGAATTATGTGTCGCTGCCACTGACGAAAATTGGAGCCATTAAGCACAGTTTCTGATAACTTCAACCCAGGTTGATCAGTTGGAGACAAAAAAAACGGATCATCGAGAGGTGAATACAGAGAATCTTGAGTAATTGATTGAGAATTTGTATCAGGTTGCGACATGATTGTGTGTAATTGATATGAGAAGAAGAAATTTATGAGAAAAATTCAAAGATTTAACAATGAATATGTTTGATAATTTGTGCGGAAGCGAATTTTTGAATCTAAACCACTGATACCATATGAACTATGATCAATCTAGATCATGGTGAATAGTAGTTAGCTGTAAGAGAAGACggaagagagagatagagagattAAGAGAGATGAATGAAAGATTATATTATAAAGTTAGTAATCAACAGAATACATGATATGGGTATATATAGGTAGTTAAGTCGATTATTCTAACAACCTCTTATTCTAACTGCCTATATTCCGCAATCTTCAACCTCTCGCCTTTCCAAAAGCgagtacaacaacaacaaaataataAAGATTTTTCCAAATCTAGTATCATACAGCAAAATAGATATAATAATAATCCCAAAATAGATTCTAGATCTCAACATACAAAGTCAGAACGGAAATTTAAATTTTCATATTCAAGCAAGACAGAGGCGAttactcgctctgataccaactgtaagttTTTATAATCTAAATTAACATGTTCTAGTTTCATAAAGAACATGTATAAACTGAATGCGGAAGCGATAAAAGAGATCGATTACttacctccagccattgcttgaAATTATTAATCCGTCTTAATAAAAAATCCCAATTTCTTATGCCTCAAATCTGACTTGGCTTCCAAAACATCAGCCTCGCAATTTAGATGGTGTTTTTTTCTCAATAAGGTAGGATTGGTGAACCTTAATCAGAATAAATATGTTCCCCTTATATATGCTTGCCATCAAAGAGTAAACTGAACAGTTTCCTAAATCGTGAATAGTAAGTTATAGGAGATAATAGTGGAAACAGAATCTTAGGTAAATTCCACCATACAATGGTTcaacttaatttccataaaataacttaattaatattaataaaatacttatttattttatggaATATCTTACGATGCTTCTTTTATTGAAGCTTACAAATTATTGTATACCGTACACGTATAAAATACCTTGAATCAACCATAGCCTGACACATTACCTTTTATTAGTAGAGTGGCTTTTGCTTTAATATAGTAAATGATGATGAAATGATGGGGAATTTGTGTTGGGTGGTTTTAGCATTTAGCAACAATAGAAATTTGATGTTATTTTGAGGTCAGACAATTTCGGTCTAACCTTTTGATCAAGGTGAGGTATTGCATGGTGATTTTCATGAATAGCAACAAATTTATTTCCGCTGGCAAATTGTTTGGTGGACTAAGAATCTAGGATGCCCATGCTTTTTAAGGAAG is a genomic window containing:
- the LOC141628210 gene encoding uncharacterized protein LOC141628210 — its product is MSQPDTNSQSITQDSLYSPLDDPFFLSPTDQPGLKLSETVLNGSNFRQWQRHIIQALLSKNKIGFVSGECSLPDKSNKRYNYTQSSKHLWSELVERFGQLNVLELYELKKELANIKQENASLLDYYGKIKGLWENIDHMDPVPQCSCGVMAKCTCNMLKWLVERETQSKLIQLLMGLHGGYEQVQSSLLSMEPLPPINRALGILQKIERQKSINDNNNSAVLESVAYAAKKRFVNHKPTKDNTKGKRSKDNSGQPNVLGLSGIPRTQCGKSNHKTEDCFQLQTCLFCEIKGHIIEHCYKFKAWKTKQAKKAANSAGTVNPATHKPANTAAACQNQDAEYAPVYGPISQNGSSQVSPDLVQGIVDSVMSKVLQALSEKASSSQSCDPNSQTFSHCAGISPPCSIVNYGFSFYKDWVIDTGASDHMTSDASILHDVINLPHPLFVALPDGTLKPVYRTGTVYLTKQIVLYGVLLIPDFKPNLLSVGKLISRSQLIFTLSNNTCLFQDPSSNTTIAIGKRTEDLYTLRISVIQKTCNTSSLCSSNAAQQTNVALFHSRLGHSSVEKLKHVNPVMMQGVNKMFCETCVLAKHHSLPFHRNLSHAKKCFDLVHMDLWGPYKQPDRTGAQSFLAILDYSRSTWTFLLQQKTQVPSLIISFINLVETQFNARIKVIRSDNGTEFFQSQCHAYFACLRDAFAVSIDSPRTMFREPSEAERMADLARASNDALFLLELEYSEFVRRSLAYWPIVRERKLVRELNESREETACLSRELEVRDADISILEAMVA